From the Leptolyngbya sp. O-77 genome, one window contains:
- a CDS encoding M28 family peptidase: MLQNAEPFTMRIRRRWVGLWLAIALLVGLAAGLLPTEFLEESHSRPQPIALGSALTTPDIDPARLRGDVDALSFVRYEGGDRQRAAEYIERSLTAAGWQVARQPFGTGETAGENLIATRPDAPPDRPKLLLAAHYDTVKDSPGADDNATAVATVLEAARLLDSQDTPCALELVLFDREEAGLEGSEAFVADAARRQGVRGAVVMDMIGYGCDLAGCQSYPAMLPIAPPTDRGNFLAVIGDLQRNPYGNRPHPDLIQAFHQIADASSADVTPVLSLAVPLLGDLTPDLLRSDHTPFWKAGIGAVLLTDTANFRNPHYHQPSDTPDTLNVPFFLGSARLVVKAVDLLLHRAY; encoded by the coding sequence ATGTTGCAAAACGCTGAACCGTTTACCATGCGAATTCGACGGCGTTGGGTGGGGCTGTGGCTGGCGATCGCGCTGCTGGTGGGGCTGGCGGCGGGGCTGCTGCCGACGGAATTTCTAGAGGAATCGCACTCTCGCCCACAGCCCATCGCTTTGGGGTCAGCGCTGACTACGCCTGACATCGACCCTGCTCGGCTGCGCGGGGATGTGGATGCGCTCAGCTTTGTGCGATATGAAGGGGGCGATCGCCAGCGGGCGGCAGAATATATCGAGCGATCGCTGACCGCAGCGGGCTGGCAGGTAGCGCGTCAGCCCTTCGGCACCGGCGAAACCGCCGGAGAAAATCTGATCGCCACTCGCCCCGACGCGCCGCCAGATCGTCCCAAACTGCTGCTGGCCGCGCACTACGACACAGTGAAGGATTCTCCCGGAGCCGACGACAACGCGACGGCCGTGGCAACGGTTCTGGAAGCGGCTCGGCTGCTCGATTCTCAAGACACCCCCTGCGCCCTGGAACTGGTGCTGTTTGATCGCGAAGAGGCAGGACTAGAGGGCAGCGAGGCCTTTGTGGCCGATGCGGCTCGGCGGCAAGGGGTGCGGGGCGCAGTGGTAATGGATATGATCGGCTACGGCTGCGACCTGGCCGGCTGCCAGTCCTATCCGGCGATGCTGCCGATTGCCCCACCGACGGATCGGGGCAATTTTCTGGCGGTGATTGGCGATTTGCAACGCAATCCCTACGGGAATCGCCCTCATCCTGACCTCATCCAGGCGTTTCACCAGATTGCCGATGCCTCGTCGGCCGATGTCACTCCCGTCCTCAGCCTGGCCGTGCCGCTGCTGGGCGACCTCACGCCCGACCTCCTCCGCAGCGACCACACCCCCTTCTGGAAAGCGGGCATCGGCGCAGTGCTGCTGACCGACACCGCCAACTTCCGCAATCCCCACTATCACCAGCCCAGCGACACCCCCGACACGCTCAATGTACCGTTTTTCCTGGGTTCAGCGCGGCTGGTGGTGAAGGCAGTGGACTTACTCCTGCACCGTGCTTATTAG
- a CDS encoding aldo/keto reductase — translation MHYRRFGKTNLQLSVFSLGTMRYLASAETARQTVERAIALGVNHLETARGYGNSEIFLGKALTGLRREDLIITTKLPPTADAEAMARGIDESLARLGLDYVDCLAIHGVNTAEHLALVTAETGCMAAVRAAIADGRVRWVGFSTHGPLEVILGAIATDQFQFVNLHYTLFFQRNAAAVELAHQQDMGVFIISPADKGGLLYTPPERLEALCYPRSPLHLGYRWLLSDPRITTLSFGAARPEEVDWPLDMADQTHPLTHEELEILERLRSHQSITLGTDQCRQCYACLPCPEDIHIPEVLRLRNLAVAYDMTAYGTYRYGMFENAGHWFPGRRGDRCTDCGDCLPRCPEALDIPALLRDAHRRLGGSPRRRLWG, via the coding sequence ATGCACTACCGCCGCTTTGGGAAAACCAATCTGCAACTGTCTGTCTTCTCGCTGGGGACGATGCGCTATCTAGCTTCGGCAGAGACGGCGCGGCAAACCGTAGAGCGGGCGATCGCCCTCGGCGTGAACCACCTCGAAACGGCGCGGGGCTATGGCAACAGCGAGATTTTTCTAGGCAAGGCGCTGACGGGACTGCGGCGGGAAGATCTGATCATCACCACAAAGCTGCCACCCACCGCCGATGCCGAGGCAATGGCGCGGGGCATTGACGAATCGCTGGCGCGGCTGGGGCTAGATTATGTGGACTGCTTAGCGATTCACGGGGTGAATACGGCAGAGCATTTGGCCCTAGTGACGGCAGAAACGGGCTGCATGGCGGCAGTGCGGGCGGCGATCGCCGATGGGCGCGTGCGGTGGGTGGGCTTTTCCACGCACGGGCCGCTGGAGGTGATTTTGGGGGCGATCGCCACCGACCAGTTCCAGTTTGTGAACCTACACTACACCCTGTTTTTTCAGCGCAACGCAGCCGCCGTCGAACTGGCGCACCAACAGGACATGGGCGTGTTCATTATTTCTCCCGCCGACAAGGGCGGCCTGCTCTACACACCGCCAGAACGCTTGGAAGCGCTATGCTACCCCCGATCGCCGCTGCATTTGGGCTATCGCTGGCTGCTCAGCGACCCGCGCATTACCACCCTCAGCTTTGGCGCAGCTCGGCCCGAGGAAGTGGACTGGCCCCTGGACATGGCAGACCAGACACATCCGCTAACACACGAGGAGCTAGAGATTTTAGAGCGGCTGCGATCGCACCAATCCATTACCTTGGGAACTGACCAATGCCGCCAGTGCTACGCCTGCCTGCCCTGTCCAGAAGACATCCACATTCCCGAAGTGCTGCGGCTGCGAAACCTGGCGGTGGCTTATGACATGACGGCCTACGGAACCTACCGCTACGGCATGTTTGAAAACGCAGGGCACTGGTTCCCCGGTCGTCGGGGCGATCGCTGCACCGACTGTGGCGACTGCCTGCCGCGCTGCCCCGAAGCGCTCGATATTCCTGCCCTGCTGCGCGATGCCCACCGCCGCCTGGGGGGATCGCCGCGCCGCCGCCTCTGGGGTTAA
- a CDS encoding ferrochelatase, translating into MVATPERLEQTPAELSPSAAPSSRVAVLLMGYGEVESYEDFANYNEQALNLLTAKFAPVPTWIYPPLAKLLAVFDLHEWQHQHDHFISPHNAIFEQQRAGIEARLKEKWGDRVKVFKAFNFCAPFLPEQVLAQIQAEGFDKLLIYPLLVVDSIFTSGIAVEQVNKALTKTAVGSEHWLKGTRYIPSFYNEPEYIDLMARLVEDKIRADLAVAHLPSQTGIVLMNHGCPHKAKGFTSGIDESQALYERVREKLTHRYPLISVGWLNHQTPLIEWTQPNAELAAKNLIDLGATALVFMPIGFATENHETLLDVDHIIHGLRRRHPEVTYVQMSCVNDHPDFLQMAANWADGQIAALLEEEALAVTPSLAIALAQSYADHHHHEHSHGHSHGHSQGHSHSHDSGYAHPSEHRHAHGHTHNHSHQPSHGEHSHRH; encoded by the coding sequence GTGGTTGCTACTCCCGAACGACTTGAGCAAACTCCCGCCGAGCTTTCTCCCAGCGCGGCCCCGTCCAGCCGAGTGGCGGTGTTGCTGATGGGCTATGGCGAGGTCGAGAGCTACGAAGATTTTGCCAACTACAACGAGCAGGCGCTGAACCTGCTGACGGCAAAATTTGCCCCCGTGCCCACCTGGATCTATCCGCCGCTGGCCAAGCTGCTGGCGGTGTTTGACCTGCACGAATGGCAGCATCAGCACGACCACTTCATTTCGCCGCACAACGCCATTTTTGAGCAGCAGCGGGCGGGCATTGAGGCGCGGCTGAAGGAGAAATGGGGCGATCGCGTCAAAGTGTTCAAAGCTTTCAACTTCTGCGCCCCGTTTTTGCCGGAGCAAGTGCTGGCGCAAATCCAGGCAGAGGGCTTCGACAAGCTGCTAATTTATCCACTGCTGGTGGTGGACTCAATCTTTACCAGCGGCATTGCGGTAGAGCAGGTCAATAAAGCCCTGACGAAGACCGCTGTTGGCTCCGAGCATTGGCTCAAAGGTACGCGCTATATTCCCTCCTTCTACAATGAGCCGGAATACATCGACCTGATGGCGCGATTGGTCGAAGACAAAATTCGCGCGGATCTGGCGGTGGCGCACCTGCCGTCGCAGACGGGCATTGTGCTGATGAATCACGGCTGCCCCCACAAAGCCAAGGGCTTTACCTCCGGTATTGACGAAAGTCAGGCGCTCTATGAGCGGGTGCGCGAAAAGCTGACTCACCGCTATCCGCTGATTTCCGTCGGCTGGCTGAATCATCAAACGCCGCTGATCGAGTGGACGCAGCCCAATGCCGAACTGGCCGCCAAAAACCTGATCGATCTGGGCGCGACGGCGCTGGTGTTTATGCCTATTGGCTTTGCGACTGAAAACCACGAAACCCTGCTGGATGTTGATCACATCATTCACGGACTGCGTCGTCGCCATCCTGAGGTGACCTATGTGCAGATGTCCTGCGTCAATGACCATCCCGACTTTTTGCAAATGGCAGCCAACTGGGCCGATGGGCAGATTGCTGCGCTACTGGAAGAAGAGGCGCTGGCAGTGACCCCATCCTTGGCGATCGCCCTGGCCCAGTCCTATGCAGATCACCATCACCACGAACATTCCCACGGGCATTCCCACGGACATTCTCAGGGACATTCCCACTCGCATGATTCTGGATATGCTCACCCATCTGAGCATCGCCATGCCCACGGACATACGCATAACCATTCCCACCAGCCTTCCCACGGTGAGCATTCTCACAGGCATTGA
- a CDS encoding GNAT family N-acetyltransferase: MHWQVRDLQPDDTALIQQLAAMLVDAFGRMEHGWRTLPSALAEVEESLAGDRLSRVAVLPSGEVIGWIGAIAQYRGSAWELHPLVVQRNWRRRGVGRSLVQDLEQQAAAKGGHTLYLGTDDELGQTSLFGVDLYCDPFQHIAQIRNPGNHPYKFYQKMGFQIVGVLPDVNGPGKPDILMAKRLVQGFLS, encoded by the coding sequence ATGCACTGGCAAGTTCGCGATTTGCAGCCCGATGACACTGCCCTCATTCAGCAGTTGGCAGCCATGCTGGTAGATGCCTTTGGGCGGATGGAGCATGGCTGGCGAACTCTGCCTTCTGCGCTGGCAGAAGTGGAGGAATCGCTGGCGGGCGATCGCCTCAGCCGCGTTGCCGTTTTGCCGTCTGGCGAGGTGATTGGCTGGATCGGGGCGATCGCCCAATATCGCGGCTCTGCCTGGGAGCTACATCCACTGGTGGTGCAGCGCAACTGGCGCAGACGGGGTGTGGGGCGATCGCTCGTACAAGACCTAGAACAACAAGCTGCGGCAAAGGGCGGCCACACGCTCTATCTAGGCACAGACGACGAACTGGGTCAAACCAGTCTGTTTGGGGTTGACCTCTACTGCGATCCATTTCAGCACATCGCCCAAATTCGCAATCCTGGCAACCACCCCTACAAGTTCTATCAAAAGATGGGCTTTCAGATTGTCGGTGTGCTTCCCGATGTCAATGGGCCCGGCAAGCCCGACATCCTCATGGCAAAACGGCTAGTGCAGGGGTTCCTGAGCTAA
- a CDS encoding class I SAM-dependent methyltransferase has protein sequence MPLCRLLAIALALLLWLYGISPTRAQDLAPVLTLDPPPPNTEFYEYRVLHNPDGIGKFYMGREIAQVMGHQGAAWLERPGRSLQEQPDKVLPALNLKPTDVVADIGAGTGYFSFRLSGLVPQGKVLAVDIQPEMIDILEFFKQEAAAAGMPADNVVPVLGEPDNPQLAPESIDLALMVDAYHEFEYPREMMEAIFKALKPGGRVALVEYRGENPFISIKGLHKMTQRQVKKEMQAVGLIWRETKSFLPQQHLMIFEKPV, from the coding sequence ATGCCCCTCTGCCGCCTGCTGGCGATCGCCCTTGCCCTTCTGCTCTGGCTCTACGGAATTTCCCCCACCCGCGCCCAGGATCTCGCACCTGTGCTGACGCTCGACCCGCCGCCGCCCAACACCGAGTTTTACGAATATCGCGTGCTGCACAATCCTGACGGCATTGGCAAATTTTACATGGGGCGAGAAATCGCGCAGGTAATGGGGCATCAGGGAGCAGCCTGGTTGGAGCGTCCGGGGCGATCGCTCCAAGAGCAGCCCGATAAAGTGCTGCCCGCGCTCAACTTGAAGCCGACCGATGTGGTCGCCGACATCGGCGCAGGCACGGGCTACTTCAGCTTTCGCCTGAGTGGGCTGGTGCCCCAGGGCAAAGTGCTGGCGGTAGACATTCAGCCAGAAATGATTGACATTCTTGAGTTTTTTAAGCAGGAAGCCGCAGCAGCAGGTATGCCCGCCGACAACGTAGTCCCGGTGCTGGGTGAACCAGACAACCCCCAGCTCGCGCCAGAAAGCATCGACCTGGCGCTCATGGTCGATGCTTACCATGAGTTTGAATATCCCCGCGAGATGATGGAAGCCATTTTTAAGGCGCTGAAACCCGGCGGCCGCGTGGCGCTGGTGGAATATCGCGGCGAAAATCCTTTTATCTCCATCAAGGGGCTACACAAAATGACCCAGCGCCAGGTGAAGAAGGAAATGCAGGCGGTGGGACTGATCTGGCGAGAAACCAAGAGCTTTTTGCCACAGCAGCACCTCATGATTTTTGAAAAACCTGTCTAA
- a CDS encoding DUF362 domain-containing protein: MSTVSLLRATSYEHESLRQALRTLLEPLGGMGAFVKPGDRVLLKPNLLTGARPRKECVTRWELVYVVAQLVQAAGGKPFLGDSPAFGSARGVAIANGYQPLIDELNLPIVEWNGRRYETVSENFNHLLLCKEAMEADVVINLPKVKSHMQLTLTLGVKNLFGCVPGKMKAWWHMEAGKDSRRFGEMLVETARAIAPNLTIADGILGHEGNGPSGGEPRMLGVLAASADVFACDRALVDILQINPDQVPTVAASQRMGLCPPLHQISFPLCQPADLRIENWKLSDRLMPIDFGMPRVIKSTFRHLYIRFIKEPMTAYARRQET; the protein is encoded by the coding sequence ATGTCTACAGTCAGCCTGCTGCGGGCCACCAGCTACGAACATGAATCGCTACGCCAAGCCCTGCGAACCCTGCTGGAACCGCTGGGCGGCATGGGGGCGTTCGTGAAACCGGGCGATCGCGTCTTGCTCAAGCCAAACCTGCTGACAGGGGCACGACCGAGAAAAGAATGCGTGACGCGCTGGGAACTGGTTTACGTCGTCGCGCAACTGGTGCAGGCGGCAGGCGGCAAGCCGTTTTTGGGCGACAGTCCCGCCTTTGGCAGTGCGCGGGGGGTGGCGATCGCTAATGGCTATCAGCCGTTAATCGACGAGCTAAATCTGCCGATTGTGGAATGGAACGGTCGCCGCTACGAAACCGTAAGCGAGAATTTCAACCACCTGCTGCTGTGCAAAGAGGCAATGGAGGCAGATGTGGTGATCAATTTGCCCAAGGTCAAATCACACATGCAACTAACGCTGACGCTGGGTGTGAAGAATTTATTTGGCTGCGTCCCCGGCAAGATGAAAGCCTGGTGGCACATGGAAGCAGGCAAAGACAGTCGCCGTTTTGGAGAAATGTTGGTCGAAACGGCGCGGGCGATCGCCCCCAACCTCACCATTGCCGACGGCATCCTTGGCCACGAGGGCAACGGCCCCAGCGGCGGCGAACCGAGGATGCTGGGCGTGCTGGCTGCGTCGGCAGATGTCTTTGCGTGCGATCGCGCTCTGGTGGATATCCTCCAGATCAATCCAGACCAGGTGCCTACGGTTGCTGCCTCCCAGCGTATGGGGCTATGTCCGCCGCTGCATCAAATCAGTTTCCCGCTCTGCCAGCCCGCCGACCTGCGAATCGAAAACTGGAAACTCTCCGATCGCCTCATGCCGATTGACTTTGGAATGCCCCGCGTGATCAAGTCCACCTTCCGCCATCTCTACATCCGCTTCATCAAAGAGCCGATGACAGCCTACGCGCGACGGCAGGAAACCTGA
- a CDS encoding ABC transporter substrate-binding protein: MTKSKDLTVLIISLLVTVGSIGLLSAWIFPRLQPGRMSPTVVGTSSSPTVGEVPPDLSSLPDRISLGNRQLITSVTTPAKQEGIAAFDAQDYDKAVEWFELSLKALPNDPETRIYLNNARLRSQEDKMLAIAVSVPIGTNLNVAQEILRGVAQAQSEVNRQADPRLRGLEVTIVNDDNQPAITRELAKLLVADRKLLAVVGHNTSDASMAAAPTYQQNGLVMISPTTFDADVAKVGNFIFRAVPTPQSMVTPLVDYILARSPQSAKILVCYDSTAPDNNQFRNAFVDVLTGRGGEIVKVMNEQGEDLCDFASEGSDPEAAIAQALQQQATGIYLGPSINYLDPAIGVARANNGRLSLYSSPSLYTHKILQDGQQAVAGMILPTPWSPDAYPGFARNAQQLWGAIVNWRTATAYDATRAIAEGLLRAGNSRSALQQALAAPDFAATSAGQGAVRFLDTGDRRLTPVLVQVQRIESGSYRFRAID, encoded by the coding sequence ATGACAAAAAGCAAAGATCTGACGGTTTTGATCATTTCGCTGCTGGTTACCGTTGGCTCAATCGGTCTGCTGTCTGCCTGGATTTTTCCTCGCCTTCAGCCAGGACGAATGTCGCCGACGGTTGTAGGCACGTCTTCATCCCCAACCGTAGGTGAGGTGCCGCCAGACCTAAGCAGCCTGCCAGACCGAATCAGCCTTGGCAATCGGCAGTTAATCACGTCAGTCACCACGCCTGCCAAGCAAGAGGGCATTGCCGCGTTTGACGCGCAAGACTACGACAAGGCGGTGGAGTGGTTTGAGCTGTCGCTGAAGGCGCTGCCCAACGACCCAGAAACGCGAATTTATCTAAATAATGCGCGGCTGCGATCGCAGGAAGACAAAATGCTGGCGATCGCCGTCAGCGTTCCCATCGGCACGAACCTCAACGTCGCCCAGGAAATTTTGCGGGGTGTGGCGCAGGCGCAAAGTGAGGTCAATCGGCAAGCCGACCCACGATTGCGGGGGCTAGAGGTCACCATTGTCAACGATGACAATCAGCCCGCCATCACGCGAGAACTGGCGAAGCTGCTGGTAGCCGACCGCAAGCTGCTGGCGGTGGTGGGGCACAACACCTCGGATGCGTCGATGGCGGCCGCGCCGACTTATCAGCAAAACGGGCTGGTGATGATTTCGCCAACCACCTTTGATGCCGATGTGGCAAAGGTGGGTAACTTCATTTTTCGAGCGGTGCCCACGCCGCAGTCGATGGTGACACCGCTGGTGGACTACATTCTGGCGCGATCGCCCCAATCTGCAAAGATCCTGGTCTGCTACGACTCCACAGCGCCCGACAATAACCAATTTCGGAATGCGTTTGTGGATGTGTTGACGGGGCGTGGCGGCGAGATTGTGAAAGTGATGAACGAGCAGGGCGAAGACCTGTGCGATTTTGCGTCTGAGGGGTCTGATCCGGAGGCGGCGATCGCCCAGGCGCTTCAGCAGCAAGCAACGGGGATTTACCTCGGCCCCAGCATCAACTATCTCGACCCGGCAATTGGGGTAGCGCGGGCGAATAACGGACGGCTGTCGCTATACAGCAGCCCGTCGCTCTACACCCACAAAATCTTGCAGGACGGGCAACAGGCCGTCGCAGGGATGATCTTGCCAACGCCCTGGAGTCCCGATGCCTATCCAGGTTTTGCCCGCAACGCCCAGCAACTTTGGGGAGCCATCGTAAACTGGCGCACCGCCACCGCCTACGACGCGACGCGGGCGATCGCCGAAGGATTACTGCGTGCGGGCAATAGCCGCAGCGCCTTGCAGCAAGCCCTGGCCGCTCCGGACTTTGCCGCCACCAGCGCCGGCCAGGGCGCAGTGCGGTTTCTCGACACGGGCGATCGCCGCCTCACGCCTGTCCTGGTGCAAGTTCAACGAATCGAGTCAGGTAGCTACCGATTCAGAGCCATTGATTAG
- a CDS encoding VOC family protein — translation MKLKRIGHVAIRVEDLDRAAQFYQNLGMDLVWKDPDWAYLKAGDDGLALLSAAYEQAGPHFGFVFGDRAEVDAAYEQLKSEGVQVTPVHEHRDGTASFYGRDPDGNWFEYLYEPVAVPA, via the coding sequence ATGAAACTAAAGCGCATTGGGCATGTGGCGATCCGCGTCGAGGATCTGGATCGGGCGGCGCAGTTCTATCAGAACTTGGGCATGGATCTGGTTTGGAAAGACCCAGACTGGGCATATCTGAAAGCGGGGGACGACGGACTGGCGCTGCTGAGTGCCGCCTACGAGCAGGCGGGGCCCCACTTTGGCTTTGTGTTTGGCGATCGCGCTGAGGTGGATGCCGCCTACGAGCAGTTGAAATCCGAAGGGGTTCAAGTCACGCCCGTCCACGAACACCGCGACGGCACGGCTTCGTTCTATGGCCGCGACCCCGACGGCAACTGGTTTGAGTACCTTTACGAGCCAGTTGCCGTGCCCGCCTAG
- a CDS encoding OB-fold-containig protein, translated as MPVFAAANLPYWVLLGIGVALFLVVIFSGGGDDADLDADLDLDADLDMDLDAELDADFEVSAPLDLDTDVDSGSEFSPLDVLRWFGLGRAPLMLLLATDFSLWGLLGWMGNVFLGGTLETLLGSLANGSVLLGSFGLALVLGGQIARPLGRMFASFGEDASGDRLVGCLGIVSTGHIPSVAEGRIGQVDVLDAARNRVTVNAMLPDWASVLPQRGDAVLVIERSGAGYLVIVKDSPDQERWLNGSHALKDSR; from the coding sequence ATGCCGGTCTTTGCTGCTGCTAACTTACCTTACTGGGTGCTGCTGGGAATTGGAGTGGCGCTGTTTCTGGTGGTCATTTTTTCTGGCGGCGGCGATGATGCAGATTTAGACGCTGATCTGGATTTGGATGCCGATCTGGATATGGATCTGGATGCAGAGTTGGACGCAGACTTCGAGGTTTCTGCGCCGCTCGATCTAGATACCGATGTAGATTCTGGCAGCGAATTCAGTCCGCTAGACGTGCTGCGGTGGTTTGGGTTGGGTCGTGCGCCGCTAATGCTGTTGCTGGCGACAGACTTCAGCCTTTGGGGGCTGCTGGGCTGGATGGGCAATGTGTTTCTGGGGGGAACCCTGGAAACGCTGCTGGGGAGTCTGGCAAATGGCTCTGTGCTGCTGGGGTCGTTTGGGCTGGCGCTGGTGCTAGGTGGGCAAATTGCGCGGCCGCTGGGGCGAATGTTTGCCTCGTTTGGAGAAGATGCCAGTGGCGATCGCCTCGTGGGTTGTCTGGGGATTGTCAGCACGGGGCACATTCCCAGCGTGGCAGAAGGGCGCATTGGCCAGGTAGACGTGCTGGATGCAGCCCGCAATCGGGTGACGGTGAACGCTATGCTGCCAGACTGGGCCAGCGTGTTGCCCCAGCGGGGAGACGCGGTGCTGGTAATTGAGCGATCGGGAGCGGGCTATCTGGTCATTGTGAAAGACAGCCCTGACCAAGAGCGCTGGCTAAACGGTTCTCATGCTCTCAAAGATTCTCGTTGA
- a CDS encoding flotillin family protein → MLFWLTFIQSLPTVPVYELDEFQARDAEYSEIVAIAPLDTAPAPSTLAQLPVSGLLVFPALIGSLVLLLLVAVFAYTRVYKITPNNEAFVRTGGVFFKRKTVILNGGCVVLPGFHELTRVPLREISIDVERAGKLAVRTKDYLRADMRATFYVCITASEEDVLTAAARLSQGNKITPEDIKNALEKRADDAIRAAAKTKSLAEIDSDKLGFAQEVLNLMQPDLAKVGLTLNNIAVSEIQESDTYDTNNFFDAQGVRLRTETIQKSIQQKREVELATQVAIEQKELDAEKRSLQILQEKETARLEQQLQVESLKAQREREIEESKVKELAATQRAKILQEKTVEEEQIRKQLSVQQSQIQADIALEEQQKKLKVAQALQQQEADLAEITRQKTVESQRLEAQVQVAESERLARIAQEDAAIAIATKRKESLEADAERARAEAGVTTATELEIAERQRQLAVIAAERAAQEKRISEQNVVEIDVFRRRRQAEIARQAAELEAESIRTLAAAQRDKLLAEAEGLQAELTARNLISTPNLTAQTLITLWPELSEKLPEIVKALAPQPGVLGDARIYAFPGAGSNGNGKSPDVSQLLLSTSGLSLINTLLDEGKLSQLIGAIAQLLRDPNSPTQPADSAAPPVSVELE, encoded by the coding sequence ATGCTGTTCTGGCTAACGTTCATTCAGTCTTTGCCTACGGTTCCGGTTTATGAACTGGACGAGTTTCAGGCGCGTGATGCTGAGTATTCCGAAATTGTGGCGATCGCCCCGCTCGACACTGCGCCTGCTCCCTCTACGCTGGCCCAGCTTCCCGTAAGCGGACTGCTCGTATTCCCAGCGCTAATCGGCAGTCTGGTTCTATTGCTCCTGGTAGCAGTTTTTGCGTACACCCGTGTTTACAAAATTACGCCCAACAACGAGGCATTTGTGCGAACGGGCGGGGTCTTTTTTAAGCGCAAAACCGTGATTTTGAATGGGGGCTGTGTTGTTCTTCCCGGCTTTCATGAACTGACTCGCGTCCCCTTGCGCGAAATTTCCATCGACGTGGAGCGGGCCGGTAAACTTGCCGTTCGCACCAAAGATTACCTGCGGGCTGATATGCGGGCTACTTTCTATGTCTGCATCACGGCCTCTGAGGAGGATGTGCTAACGGCTGCTGCACGGCTATCGCAGGGCAACAAGATTACGCCGGAAGACATCAAAAACGCGCTGGAAAAGCGGGCAGATGACGCGATTCGGGCCGCTGCAAAAACAAAGAGTCTGGCGGAAATCGACTCCGACAAGCTGGGCTTTGCCCAAGAGGTGCTGAACCTGATGCAGCCTGACCTGGCGAAAGTTGGGCTGACGCTGAACAACATTGCCGTGTCGGAAATTCAGGAAAGCGACACCTACGACACCAACAACTTCTTTGACGCGCAGGGTGTGCGGCTGCGGACGGAGACGATTCAAAAATCCATTCAGCAAAAGCGGGAAGTGGAACTGGCTACGCAGGTCGCCATCGAGCAAAAAGAACTGGATGCTGAGAAGCGATCGCTCCAAATTTTGCAAGAAAAAGAAACCGCTCGGCTGGAGCAGCAGTTGCAGGTAGAAAGCCTGAAGGCACAGCGGGAGCGAGAAATTGAAGAATCCAAAGTGAAGGAACTGGCTGCCACGCAGCGGGCTAAGATTCTCCAGGAAAAAACGGTGGAAGAGGAGCAAATCCGCAAGCAATTGAGCGTGCAGCAGAGCCAAATTCAGGCGGACATTGCTCTAGAGGAACAGCAGAAAAAGCTGAAAGTAGCTCAGGCGTTGCAGCAGCAGGAGGCAGACCTGGCAGAAATCACCCGCCAAAAAACGGTGGAATCGCAGCGGCTAGAGGCACAGGTGCAGGTGGCAGAGTCCGAGCGGCTGGCGCGAATTGCCCAGGAGGATGCGGCGATCGCCATTGCCACCAAGCGCAAGGAAAGCCTGGAGGCCGACGCAGAGCGGGCCCGCGCCGAAGCGGGCGTAACTACCGCGACCGAATTGGAAATCGCCGAACGGCAGCGCCAGCTTGCGGTGATCGCCGCCGAACGCGCCGCCCAGGAAAAGCGCATTTCAGAACAAAACGTGGTGGAAATCGACGTGTTCCGCCGTCGTCGTCAGGCAGAAATCGCCCGTCAGGCGGCAGAGCTAGAGGCCGAGTCCATCCGCACCCTGGCCGCCGCCCAGCGCGACAAGCTGCTGGCCGAAGCCGAGGGTTTACAAGCAGAGCTTACTGCCCGCAACCTGATCAGCACCCCCAACCTGACGGCGCAAACGCTGATCACGCTCTGGCCAGAACTCTCCGAAAAACTGCCGGAAATCGTCAAAGCGCTGGCTCCGCAGCCAGGTGTACTGGGCGATGCCCGCATCTACGCCTTCCCTGGCGCAGGCAGCAACGGCAACGGCAAAAGCCCCGACGTGAGCCAACTCTTGCTGTCTACCAGCGGGCTGTCGCTGATTAACACGCTGCTAGACGAAGGCAAGCTGAGTCAACTCATCGGGGCGATCGCCCAACTCCTGCGCGACCCCAACAGCCCGACCCAGCCCGCCGATTCCGCAGCCCCGCCTGTGTCGGTAGAGTTGGAATAG